In Selenomonas dianae, a genomic segment contains:
- the mutL gene encoding DNA mismatch repair endonuclease MutL, producing the protein MTQIHVLDDTTINKIAAGEVVERPASVVKELVENAMDAGATAIEIEIMGGGVSFIRVTDNGHGMTREDAQTAILRHATSKITSVSDLQTVATLGFRGEALPTIASVSRFSLLTRKETDDLGTRVDILGGKTPEYEDAGCEIGTTIRVEDLFFNTPARKKFLKTNTTEAGRISDFVIRLALSRPDIAFRFINNNRLTIMTAGDDSLRHTIESIYGGTVAGALIPLDFRDAEAEIRITGYISKPSVIRSSRAWQTYIVNGRTIQNRAIAKAIDNVYRALVPKMGFPLAVLCIEVPQRSIDVNVHPQKTEMKFEDEGRIFKAVYKSVLDAIRGAAGESTAIAASVEKPKFHYESVPLGVCAPAHTGVPYAPQRAGANAATVRADQYAMPPVRPQTVHEAVQWRGQSVDLRTAQDRAAAARSEERAAFAAQNVPAAAPPRAGQGVEMEARLLPIGQVDLTYIIAQSTQSLYIVDQHAAHERILFDRFSAQADGIPSQQMLVHAILSFDTREAQYIDENAELLDRLGFHLEPAGEREYRLTEAPADIPLDEAADTIREILISLGDLHAATPAHLRQAGLATMACRAAIKAGEELSIRQMEILLEELRNTPFPFTCPHGRPTILRFDTHDLAKMFKRTGFNL; encoded by the coding sequence ATGACGCAGATTCATGTACTGGATGATACGACCATCAATAAGATTGCGGCGGGCGAGGTCGTGGAGCGTCCCGCCTCCGTGGTCAAGGAACTGGTCGAGAATGCGATGGATGCGGGTGCGACGGCGATTGAAATTGAAATTATGGGCGGCGGGGTCAGCTTCATCCGCGTGACGGACAACGGGCACGGCATGACGCGCGAAGATGCACAGACGGCGATTCTGCGCCATGCGACAAGTAAGATCACGTCGGTTTCCGACCTTCAGACCGTTGCGACCCTCGGCTTTCGCGGTGAGGCTCTGCCGACCATTGCTTCCGTCTCGCGCTTTTCTCTCCTCACGCGCAAGGAGACGGACGATCTCGGGACACGCGTGGACATCCTCGGCGGGAAAACACCGGAGTACGAGGATGCGGGCTGTGAGATCGGTACGACGATACGCGTCGAGGATCTTTTTTTTAACACTCCCGCCCGCAAGAAATTTCTCAAGACGAATACAACCGAGGCGGGGAGAATCAGCGATTTTGTCATTCGCCTTGCACTCTCGCGTCCCGATATTGCATTCCGCTTCATCAACAACAATCGCCTGACGATCATGACGGCGGGGGATGACAGCCTGCGCCACACGATTGAGAGCATCTACGGCGGCACTGTGGCGGGGGCGCTGATCCCGCTCGACTTCCGCGATGCGGAAGCGGAGATCCGTATCACGGGCTATATCTCGAAACCGTCCGTGATCCGCAGCAGCCGGGCGTGGCAGACGTACATTGTCAATGGGCGCACGATACAGAACCGTGCGATTGCAAAGGCGATTGACAACGTGTACCGTGCGCTCGTCCCGAAGATGGGGTTTCCGCTCGCCGTTCTCTGCATCGAGGTGCCGCAGCGCAGTATCGACGTGAACGTGCATCCGCAGAAAACAGAGATGAAATTCGAGGATGAGGGGCGCATCTTCAAGGCGGTTTACAAGTCTGTGCTCGACGCGATTCGCGGGGCGGCGGGGGAGAGTACGGCGATAGCGGCATCGGTCGAAAAGCCGAAGTTCCACTATGAATCCGTGCCGCTCGGCGTTTGCGCACCGGCGCATACGGGTGTCCCGTACGCGCCGCAGCGTGCGGGCGCAAACGCTGCGACCGTACGAGCCGACCAATACGCTATGCCGCCCGTGCGTCCGCAGACTGTCCACGAGGCGGTGCAGTGGCGGGGACAGAGCGTTGACCTGCGCACGGCGCAGGATCGTGCGGCTGCGGCACGCAGCGAGGAACGCGCCGCATTTGCCGCGCAGAATGTACCTGCTGCCGCGCCGCCCCGTGCGGGGCAGGGCGTGGAGATGGAGGCGCGTCTCCTCCCCATCGGACAGGTCGATCTCACCTACATCATCGCCCAGAGTACGCAGAGTCTCTATATCGTCGATCAGCACGCGGCGCATGAGCGCATTCTCTTTGACCGATTCTCGGCACAGGCGGACGGCATTCCGTCGCAGCAGATGCTTGTCCATGCGATTCTCTCCTTTGACACACGCGAGGCACAGTACATCGACGAGAATGCGGAACTGCTGGATCGTCTCGGCTTTCACCTTGAGCCGGCAGGCGAGCGGGAATATCGCCTGACGGAAGCTCCTGCTGATATTCCGCTCGATGAGGCGGCGGATACGATACGCGAGATCCTCATCTCCCTCGGTGACCTGCACGCCGCAACGCCCGCGCACCTACGTCAGGCGGGACTTGCAACGATGGCGTGCCGCGCCGCGATCAAGGCGGGCGAGGAACTGAGCATCCGACAGATGGAGATATTGCTGGAGGAACTGCGAAACACACCCTTTCCGTTCACCTGTCCGCACGGGCGGCCGACGATCCTGCGCTTTGATACGCACGACCTTGCAAAGATGTTCAAGCGCACGGGGTTCAACCTATGA
- the mutS gene encoding DNA mismatch repair protein MutS has product MDAQNVTPMMQQYLSAKAAHPGELLFFRLGDFYEMFFDDAKVAAKELGLTLTSRSGDLDKSPMCGVPYHAADTYIARLVAKGFKVAIAEQIGDPKAKGLTHREVVKVVTPGTVLSDEVLHDAANIYIALLHETEVGTLFLAGADISTGEAFYALYTGENAVQQMLDELYRRMTAEILMTEGFSRADTVRTFAAQRLPRCAIGTVVPEMRDELLAQHFPAAGIPTDAGARTAVATLLTYLHDTVRADLSQINRLTFLDGAGTMQLDTYTLRNLEITRSLRDGGKKNTLFDVLDFTRTPMGTRLLKSWLEHPLLTPHRIDARLDAVAELVEKSVLRGKLRESLRSVYDFERLLTRIETQAANARDLAQLRVSLAALPAVRDTLDVAESRLLMRACAAIETFDALRDTLERAIVDEPGLSVRDGGIIRTGYDAALDELRTFSHDSKSLLQEMEERERTRTGIKTLKIGYNKVFGYYIEVRHSGRDQVPEGYIRKQTLANTERFITEELKDFEAKILGAEEKITALEYHIFTQLREQVKAQLVPIQNVARSIARVDVLQSLAEAAANYRYVRPQVAADGAILIRDGRHPLVERILDREVFVPNDTDLSHGGTETMLITGPNMAGKSTYMRQVALLTLMAQVGSFVPARTAQIAPVDRIFTRIGASDDLVSGQSTFMVEMNEVAQILREATRDSLVILDEIGRGTSTFDGMSIARAVVEHIDTRIHAKTLFATHYHELTEMENAHIRNYCIAVREKGKNVAFLRRIVAGAADKSYGIHVARLAGLPAKVTARAEEILSALEQKEAASAGAEIPAANTQEMPPADGMASLFADGTLAELRTLDIMTMTPLEAMNTLYRLQEQARKEAGEA; this is encoded by the coding sequence ATGGACGCGCAGAACGTCACGCCGATGATGCAGCAATATCTCTCCGCGAAGGCGGCGCATCCGGGCGAGCTTCTTTTTTTCCGCCTTGGCGACTTTTACGAAATGTTCTTTGACGATGCGAAGGTGGCGGCAAAGGAGCTCGGACTGACGCTCACGAGCCGCAGCGGCGATCTCGACAAAAGTCCGATGTGCGGCGTGCCGTATCATGCGGCGGACACCTATATCGCGCGCCTTGTCGCCAAGGGGTTCAAGGTCGCCATCGCCGAGCAGATCGGCGACCCGAAGGCAAAGGGGCTGACACACCGCGAGGTGGTGAAGGTCGTCACGCCGGGCACGGTGCTTTCGGATGAGGTGCTGCACGATGCGGCGAACATCTACATCGCACTCCTCCACGAAACGGAGGTCGGCACACTTTTTCTCGCGGGGGCAGACATTTCGACCGGCGAGGCGTTCTATGCTCTCTACACGGGAGAGAATGCTGTGCAGCAGATGCTTGACGAGCTTTATCGCCGTATGACGGCGGAGATTCTTATGACGGAGGGGTTCTCCCGCGCGGACACGGTGCGCACATTTGCGGCGCAGCGGCTCCCGCGCTGTGCCATCGGGACGGTTGTACCCGAGATGCGGGACGAGCTTCTTGCGCAGCATTTCCCTGCCGCAGGAATTCCGACGGATGCGGGAGCACGGACGGCAGTCGCGACGCTCCTCACCTATCTCCACGATACGGTACGGGCGGATCTCTCACAGATCAACCGTCTCACCTTCCTCGATGGGGCGGGGACGATGCAGCTCGACACCTATACGCTGCGCAACCTTGAGATCACGCGCAGTCTGCGCGACGGCGGCAAGAAAAATACACTCTTTGATGTACTCGACTTCACGCGTACGCCGATGGGGACACGTCTCCTGAAATCGTGGCTGGAGCATCCGCTTCTCACCCCGCACCGCATCGACGCGCGGCTCGATGCCGTCGCGGAGCTGGTCGAAAAATCTGTGCTGCGGGGGAAACTGCGCGAATCTCTGCGCTCGGTCTATGACTTCGAGCGGCTTCTCACACGCATTGAAACACAGGCGGCAAATGCGCGTGATCTTGCCCAACTGCGCGTTTCGCTCGCCGCCCTGCCCGCAGTGCGCGATACGCTCGACGTGGCAGAGAGTCGCCTCCTCATGCGTGCGTGTGCGGCGATTGAGACCTTTGACGCGCTGCGCGACACACTGGAACGCGCGATTGTGGACGAACCGGGGCTGTCCGTGCGCGACGGCGGCATCATCCGCACGGGCTACGATGCTGCGCTCGACGAGCTGCGCACCTTTTCGCACGACAGCAAGTCCCTGCTGCAGGAGATGGAGGAGCGTGAGCGCACACGCACGGGCATCAAAACGCTCAAGATCGGCTACAACAAGGTATTCGGTTACTATATTGAAGTGCGCCATAGCGGACGCGACCAAGTACCCGAGGGTTACATCCGCAAGCAGACGCTTGCGAACACGGAGCGGTTCATCACGGAGGAGCTGAAGGACTTCGAGGCGAAGATTCTCGGCGCAGAGGAAAAGATCACCGCGCTGGAGTATCACATCTTTACGCAGCTCCGCGAACAAGTGAAGGCGCAGCTCGTCCCCATCCAGAATGTCGCGCGAAGCATTGCGCGTGTCGATGTGCTCCAAAGCCTCGCCGAGGCGGCGGCAAACTATCGCTATGTGCGTCCGCAGGTGGCGGCGGATGGTGCGATTCTCATACGGGACGGACGTCACCCGCTTGTGGAGCGCATTCTGGATCGTGAGGTGTTTGTCCCGAACGATACTGACCTCAGTCATGGCGGGACGGAAACGATGCTCATTACGGGGCCGAATATGGCGGGCAAGTCCACCTATATGCGTCAGGTCGCCCTTCTCACCCTCATGGCACAGGTCGGCAGTTTCGTCCCCGCACGGACGGCGCAGATTGCGCCCGTCGACCGCATCTTTACGCGCATCGGCGCGAGCGACGATCTCGTGAGCGGGCAGAGCACCTTTATGGTGGAGATGAATGAGGTCGCGCAGATTCTGCGTGAGGCGACGCGTGACAGCCTCGTCATCCTCGACGAGATCGGGCGCGGTACGAGTACGTTTGACGGCATGAGCATCGCGCGCGCGGTGGTGGAGCACATCGACACGCGGATCCATGCCAAGACCCTGTTTGCGACGCACTATCACGAGCTGACGGAGATGGAAAACGCACACATCCGAAACTACTGCATCGCTGTGCGCGAAAAGGGGAAAAACGTCGCGTTCCTGCGCCGCATTGTCGCGGGGGCGGCGGACAAGTCCTATGGTATCCACGTCGCACGCCTTGCGGGACTGCCCGCAAAGGTGACGGCACGAGCGGAGGAGATTCTCTCCGCGCTTGAGCAGAAGGAAGCCGCCTCCGCCGGCGCCGAGATACCCGCCGCAAATACGCAGGAAATGCCGCCCGCCGACGGAATGGCATCCCTCTTTGCGGATGGAACGCTTGCAGAGCTGCGGACGCTCGACATTATGACCATGACGCCGCTGGAGGCGATGAACACACTCTATCGCTTGCAGGAACAGGCACGCAAGGAGGCAGGAGAGGCATGA
- the miaB gene encoding tRNA (N6-isopentenyl adenosine(37)-C2)-methylthiotransferase MiaB: MRGRYKILVYGCQMNIADAERMEGQLQEAGYVRTEEMTDADVILINTCCVRETAEDKVYGKIGEIKKVKEKHPRLIFGITGCMAQKEGDNLMRRAPHIDFVLGTGKVQELTRVIAEVAAEHTPVVDVALADKSIAEHLPVARGGKFSAWVPIMYGCNNYCTYCIVPYVRGRERSRAPEEIVAEVRRAVAEGYTEVTLLGQNVNSYGKDHKQADFADLLRMVDEVEGIRRVRFMTSHPKDISDKLIDTIKNGQHICEHIHLPVQYGSNRILKAMNRVYTVEQYRERARRVRDALPNASLTTDLIVGFPGETDEDFAEMLAFLREMRYDSAYTFLYSKRSGTPAATMAHQVPDDVKHARLNALMAEQNAISREINDRLRGAMLEVMVEGASKNDPTVWSGRTRTNKIVLFPHGAEQEGDFVQVKITQPQTWVLKGEVVS, translated from the coding sequence ATGCGGGGACGGTACAAAATACTTGTCTACGGGTGCCAGATGAACATCGCCGATGCGGAGCGCATGGAGGGGCAGCTCCAAGAGGCGGGGTACGTGCGGACGGAGGAGATGACGGATGCGGATGTCATTCTCATCAACACCTGTTGTGTGCGTGAGACGGCGGAGGACAAGGTCTATGGGAAGATCGGCGAGATCAAGAAGGTCAAGGAGAAACATCCGCGTCTGATCTTCGGTATCACGGGCTGTATGGCGCAGAAGGAGGGAGATAACCTCATGCGCCGTGCGCCGCACATCGACTTTGTGCTCGGTACGGGGAAGGTGCAGGAACTGACGCGTGTCATTGCGGAGGTTGCGGCGGAGCATACGCCTGTTGTGGATGTCGCGCTCGCGGACAAGAGTATCGCGGAGCATCTGCCCGTTGCACGCGGCGGGAAATTCTCGGCGTGGGTGCCGATCATGTACGGCTGCAACAACTACTGTACGTACTGCATCGTGCCCTATGTGCGCGGGCGTGAGCGCAGCCGTGCGCCGGAGGAGATCGTTGCGGAGGTGCGGCGTGCGGTCGCGGAGGGCTATACCGAGGTGACGCTGCTCGGGCAGAATGTAAACTCCTATGGCAAAGACCACAAACAGGCGGATTTTGCCGATCTCCTGCGTATGGTGGACGAGGTGGAGGGCATTCGCCGCGTACGCTTTATGACTTCGCACCCGAAGGACATCAGCGACAAGCTCATCGACACGATCAAGAACGGGCAGCATATCTGTGAGCACATCCATCTGCCCGTGCAGTACGGGAGCAATCGCATTCTAAAGGCGATGAACCGTGTCTATACGGTGGAGCAGTACCGCGAACGCGCCCGACGCGTGCGTGATGCGCTGCCGAATGCGAGCCTCACGACCGATCTCATTGTCGGTTTCCCGGGGGAGACGGACGAGGACTTTGCCGAGATGCTCGCATTTCTGCGCGAGATGCGCTACGACTCGGCATATACCTTCCTCTACTCGAAGCGTTCGGGTACGCCCGCTGCGACAATGGCGCACCAAGTCCCCGACGATGTGAAGCACGCACGACTGAACGCGCTGATGGCGGAGCAGAATGCCATCAGTCGGGAGATCAATGACCGCCTTCGCGGTGCGATGCTCGAAGTGATGGTGGAGGGCGCGAGCAAGAACGACCCGACTGTTTGGAGCGGGCGCACGCGCACGAACAAGATTGTGCTGTTCCCGCACGGAGCGGAGCAGGAGGGGGACTTCGTGCAGGTCAAAATAACGCAGCCGCAGACATGGGTGCTCAAAGGGGAAGTCGTTTCGTAG
- a CDS encoding TIGR02530 family flagellar biosynthesis protein: MRIADDSTVLVGQGRRGTDHGRRAMGSSGASFAQVLEGAKQRVRFSQHAEERLQRRGVMLTHTELEKLGTTIDRMREKGAKEALIYMKDSTAMVVSVTNRTVITALDDVTAADSIFTNIDSAAII, translated from the coding sequence ATGAGGATTGCAGACGATTCGACAGTGCTGGTCGGGCAGGGACGCAGGGGGACCGACCACGGACGAAGAGCGATGGGCAGCAGCGGCGCGTCGTTTGCACAGGTACTGGAGGGAGCAAAGCAGCGCGTACGTTTCTCGCAGCACGCAGAGGAGCGGCTGCAGCGGCGCGGGGTCATGCTCACCCACACAGAGCTGGAAAAGCTCGGAACTACGATTGACCGTATGCGGGAGAAGGGCGCAAAGGAAGCCCTGATCTACATGAAGGACAGTACGGCAATGGTCGTCTCTGTGACGAACCGCACCGTGATCACGGCGCTCGACGACGTGACTGCGGCAGACAGCATTTTTACGAATATTGACAGTGCAGCCATCATCTGA
- a CDS encoding anaerobic C4-dicarboxylate transporter yields the protein MEMVLGFIVLLVCLIVGVRHGGLGLAVISGFGLVIYTFIFGYQPGKPPIDVMLIILAVVTCAGFLQTSGGLTVMLKYAEKFLRNNPKHVTILAPLTTWFLTVLCGTGHVVYTMFPIIYDIAIKQGIRPERPMAVASVASQMAICASPVSVAVVSMVAFLSASGHEFTVFQVLSVSIPATGLGVLFAALWSYRRGKELDQDERFQEFIRDPENKKYVYGDSETLLDKKLPKEYYRAMYIFFVGIIAIAVLGNFPELLPKFPPKPDAAPKAVSMVVVIQMVMLLVGATILVTCKVKAKDVGNSQVFRSGVVALVSVYGVAWMADTYFMNHMSFLKEFLGSAVQNYPWAYAVLAFLTSKLVNSQGAAIAIVVPMALNVGMDPILVLSFISACYGYFFLPTYPSDLACIGFDRSGTTRIGKYILNHSFMIPGLIGVSSGCCVGYLVAHLIF from the coding sequence ATGGAAATGGTCTTGGGCTTCATCGTCCTCCTCGTCTGCCTCATTGTCGGTGTGCGGCACGGCGGACTTGGGCTCGCGGTCATCAGCGGCTTCGGCCTTGTGATCTACACGTTTATCTTCGGCTATCAGCCGGGCAAGCCGCCGATTGATGTCATGCTCATCATCCTCGCGGTGGTGACGTGTGCGGGCTTCCTTCAGACGTCGGGCGGTCTTACGGTCATGCTGAAGTATGCGGAGAAGTTTCTGCGCAACAACCCGAAGCACGTCACGATCCTTGCGCCGCTCACGACGTGGTTTCTGACGGTGCTCTGCGGGACGGGGCACGTCGTCTACACGATGTTCCCGATCATCTACGACATCGCCATCAAGCAGGGGATCCGTCCCGAGCGTCCGATGGCAGTCGCGTCGGTCGCCTCACAGATGGCAATCTGCGCCTCGCCCGTGTCGGTTGCGGTCGTCTCGATGGTTGCGTTTCTTTCAGCCTCGGGGCATGAGTTCACGGTGTTCCAAGTGCTCTCGGTGTCGATTCCCGCAACGGGGCTTGGCGTGCTCTTTGCGGCGCTCTGGAGCTACCGCCGCGGCAAGGAACTCGATCAGGATGAGCGGTTTCAGGAGTTCATCCGTGATCCTGAGAATAAAAAATATGTATACGGTGATTCCGAAACCCTGCTTGACAAGAAATTGCCGAAGGAATACTATCGTGCGATGTATATCTTCTTTGTCGGTATCATTGCAATCGCAGTGCTCGGCAACTTCCCGGAGCTGCTGCCGAAGTTCCCGCCGAAGCCGGATGCCGCGCCGAAGGCGGTCTCGATGGTCGTTGTGATCCAGATGGTGATGCTGCTCGTGGGTGCGACGATCCTCGTCACATGCAAGGTCAAGGCGAAGGATGTCGGCAACTCGCAGGTGTTCCGCTCGGGTGTGGTCGCACTCGTGTCGGTCTACGGCGTTGCATGGATGGCGGACACCTACTTCATGAACCACATGAGCTTCCTCAAGGAGTTCCTCGGCTCTGCGGTGCAGAACTATCCGTGGGCGTATGCGGTGCTCGCGTTCCTCACGTCGAAGCTCGTGAACTCGCAGGGAGCGGCAATCGCGATCGTCGTGCCGATGGCACTGAACGTTGGTATGGATCCGATTCTCGTGCTCTCGTTCATCTCGGCGTGCTACGGCTATTTCTTCCTGCCGACGTATCCGTCCGATCTCGCGTGCATCGGGTTCGACCGTTCGGGTACGACGCGCATCGGCAAGTACATCTTGAACCACTCGTTCATGATCCCCGGGCTGATCGGTGTCAGTTCGGGCTGCTGCGTCGGGTATCTGGTTGCACATTTGATATTCTGA
- a CDS encoding class I SAM-dependent methyltransferase: MRTGEISAIVTTVRRGQRYTEANRALAARTAQQLGIPNVPRGSDSLEELRAAYGVDAVLVARRGLLTAVTSEGELFFHPGMAHLRIKNLLLGHGDHLVSALGLTEGMHVLDGTLGTGADAIVESFAVGERGTVTALEANPLIAAVIADGLAHATGDNYEMHAAMRRISVHHADALSFLRDAKDRSVDVVYFDPMFRRPLHESAGMNALRTLADMRALTEETIAEACRVARRRVVMKERQGSKEFERLGFTRITGGKYSRIAYGVMEL; this comes from the coding sequence ATGAGGACGGGAGAGATCAGCGCGATTGTGACGACCGTGCGGCGCGGACAACGGTACACGGAGGCAAATCGTGCGCTTGCCGCACGGACGGCGCAGCAGCTCGGCATCCCCAATGTCCCGCGCGGCAGTGATTCACTCGAAGAACTGCGTGCGGCGTACGGCGTGGATGCGGTGCTCGTCGCACGGCGCGGACTTCTCACCGCGGTAACGAGCGAGGGCGAGCTGTTCTTTCATCCGGGCATGGCGCATCTGCGCATCAAAAATCTGCTGCTCGGGCATGGCGATCACCTCGTTTCTGCGCTCGGACTGACGGAGGGAATGCACGTCCTCGACGGCACGCTCGGCACGGGGGCGGATGCGATTGTCGAGAGCTTTGCCGTCGGGGAGCGGGGGACAGTCACGGCACTTGAGGCGAATCCCTTGATTGCGGCGGTCATCGCGGACGGGCTTGCGCACGCCACGGGCGACAATTACGAGATGCACGCAGCGATGCGCCGCATCTCCGTACATCATGCGGACGCGCTTTCCTTTCTGCGGGATGCCAAAGATCGCAGCGTTGATGTCGTCTATTTCGACCCGATGTTTCGCCGTCCGCTCCACGAGAGTGCGGGGATGAATGCCCTGCGCACCCTCGCGGATATGCGTGCGCTCACGGAGGAAACCATTGCCGAGGCGTGCCGCGTCGCCCGCCGCCGTGTCGTCATGAAGGAACGGCAGGGGAGCAAAGAATTTGAACGCCTCGGCTTCACACGCATCACAGGCGGCAAGTACAGCCGCATCGCGTACGGCGTGATGGAACTCTAA
- a CDS encoding flagellar hook-basal body complex protein yields MMRSMFSGVSGLKGHQTRMDVVGNNIANVNTTGFKASRVTFADMISQNLSGAAAPNGTLGGVNPKQVGLGMSVASTDLIYSNGSVQQTGKNTDVAISRGDGLFVVSKGDQKYYTRNGAFEFDAQGNLTIPSTGLYVQGYMANNGVVTPSGENTTKIQIPAGKSMEASSTISATYTKNLNATTPGYDVANVLVKYADGTSGTTNNYAPTEKGKLVLTMSTGKKIYLGDSAPQQTVGNPTTGNNLYTSTITNVTASSTGKVDAKLEMDKNNSSSPKKINGSDSTVITRTGATALSSGTYAYGDAYNISGKITAIRSVAGTSDVELDLGSDNTITPGTPVTITVPKPTSFTYKKGDTYTGQLKITSLTPQTGATVTTADGNSAVLSAPTPAITSSAATYQHNANASDGTITAITRESTYEYGGKTVSTIALNTKSGASIGGLIGKEYNRGDTFYPSVTTLVTVYDSLGAAHSIPVVFTKSANNKWTMSLGTGGDTYSITEKDGTTTNVTLTKSELTFDSTGAYLSGSAALNLTYGNGASPQQVSMNLASITQYAGTSTVAATSDGNAAGTLSSVSIDSSGVITGTYTNNVRRVEAQIAMAQFNNPSGLTKMGGNLYQESNNSGTRTVSGASDIGTELTTSALEMSNVDIADQFSDMIITQRGFQSNSKIITVSDEMLETLINMKR; encoded by the coding sequence ATGATGCGTTCCATGTTCTCGGGTGTTTCGGGGCTCAAAGGTCACCAGACCCGCATGGATGTCGTCGGCAACAACATTGCGAACGTCAACACCACAGGATTCAAGGCGAGCCGCGTCACGTTCGCGGATATGATCTCGCAGAACCTCTCGGGCGCAGCCGCGCCGAACGGCACGCTCGGCGGCGTGAACCCGAAGCAGGTCGGTCTTGGTATGTCGGTCGCAAGCACCGATCTCATCTACTCGAACGGCTCGGTACAGCAGACGGGCAAGAACACGGATGTCGCCATCTCGCGCGGCGACGGACTTTTCGTCGTTTCGAAGGGCGATCAGAAATACTACACGCGCAACGGCGCGTTCGAGTTCGACGCGCAGGGCAACCTCACGATCCCGAGCACGGGTCTCTATGTGCAGGGGTATATGGCGAACAACGGTGTTGTGACCCCGTCGGGGGAGAACACGACAAAGATCCAGATCCCGGCAGGCAAGTCAATGGAGGCATCCTCCACGATCTCCGCGACGTATACGAAGAACCTCAACGCGACCACGCCGGGCTACGATGTAGCGAACGTCCTCGTGAAGTATGCGGACGGTACATCCGGCACGACGAACAACTATGCGCCGACGGAAAAGGGCAAGCTCGTCCTCACGATGAGCACGGGCAAGAAAATCTATCTGGGCGATTCTGCGCCGCAGCAGACGGTGGGGAATCCCACGACGGGCAACAACCTCTATACCTCTACGATCACAAATGTTACGGCGAGTTCGACGGGCAAGGTCGATGCCAAACTTGAGATGGATAAGAACAATTCTTCCAGTCCGAAAAAAATAAACGGCTCGGATTCGACGGTAATCACACGCACGGGCGCGACGGCACTGTCCTCCGGCACATACGCCTATGGCGATGCGTACAACATCAGCGGCAAGATCACAGCGATTCGCAGTGTGGCCGGAACGTCGGATGTTGAACTGGATCTCGGATCGGACAATACGATCACACCGGGGACTCCGGTTACGATCACTGTGCCGAAGCCGACGAGCTTTACCTACAAAAAAGGCGATACCTATACGGGGCAGCTCAAAATCACGAGCCTCACGCCGCAGACGGGTGCGACGGTGACGACGGCGGACGGCAACAGTGCCGTACTCTCTGCTCCGACACCTGCGATTACAAGTTCGGCAGCGACGTACCAGCATAATGCCAATGCTTCGGATGGGACGATTACGGCGATCACGCGTGAGTCCACCTACGAGTACGGCGGCAAGACAGTCTCCACGATTGCACTCAATACGAAGAGCGGCGCCTCCATCGGGGGGCTCATCGGCAAGGAGTACAACCGCGGCGATACATTCTACCCGTCCGTGACGACGCTCGTCACGGTCTACGACTCGCTCGGGGCGGCACACTCCATCCCCGTGGTCTTTACGAAGTCGGCGAACAACAAGTGGACAATGTCGCTCGGCACGGGCGGTGACACCTACAGTATCACGGAGAAGGACGGCACGACGACGAATGTGACGCTCACGAAGAGCGAGCTTACCTTTGACTCGACGGGCGCGTATCTCAGTGGTTCCGCCGCGCTGAACCTCACCTATGGGAACGGCGCGTCGCCGCAGCAGGTCAGTATGAACCTCGCCTCCATCACGCAGTACGCGGGTACTTCGACGGTCGCGGCGACCTCGGACGGCAATGCGGCGGGTACGCTTTCGAGCGTTTCCATCGACAGCTCGGGTGTCATCACGGGGACGTACACGAACAACGTCCGCCGCGTCGAGGCACAGATCGCGATGGCGCAGTTCAACAACCCCTCGGGTCTGACGAAGATGGGCGGCAATCTCTATCAGGAGTCGAACAACTCCGGCACGCGCACGGTCAGCGGCGCCTCCGACATCGGCACGGAGCTGACGACCTCCGCGCTTGAGATGTCGAACGTGGACATCGCCGACCAGTTCTCCGATATGATTATCACACAGCGCGGCTTCCAGTCCAACTCCAAGATTATTACGGTCTCGGACGAGATGCTTGAAACGCTGATCAACATGAAACGGTAA